A portion of the Amyelois transitella isolate CPQ chromosome 2, ilAmyTran1.1, whole genome shotgun sequence genome contains these proteins:
- the LOC106129017 gene encoding visual pigment-like receptor peropsin, with amino-acid sequence MINDWTVTMQSLYDYLEDDCPWYYFDSSYKILLGVCLILFGVFGVLLNSWLFATFVHSHLIFFKSHILVLNLCSASLGRNLLGFPFSGASAIAKRWLFGTACCQLFAFLNQFFGVFQMFAILTLVLERYIQAKFYRHEKSLYLRIYWILAGVCWVISLVFATPPLFGYGVYSCDSTGTICSLLWPSLASGLKQIGFCIPYVLICGVLPVVAIFYYMGKAVRLEQIFYRNEIQREQKRLTRSVHALAVATLAFWIPSAVLIGWQWVPLLIYGYRPHVPPVLALIASIASEAATSIPVLCYLVSDERLRAALLGRMRKHYALLPPERAKRFNRA; translated from the exons ATGATCAATGATTGGACTGTGACCATGCAAAGTTTGTACGATTATCTGGAAGATGATTGTCCCTGGTATTATTTCGATAGCTCCTACAAAATTCTGTTGGGCGTCTGCCTCATTTTATTTG GAGTATTTGGGGTGCTGCTAAACAGCTGGCTTTTTGCCACATTCGTCCACAGTCACCTGATCTTTTTCAAGAGTCACATATTGGTTCTCAATCTTTGCTCCGCATCACTTGGTAGGAATCTACTGGGGTTCCCATTTTCGGGAGCATCTGCTATAGCAAAAAG aTGGTTATTTGGAACAGCGTGCTGTCAGCTCTTCGCTTTTCTAAATCAATTTTTTGGTGTCTTTCAAATGTTTGCAATCCTGACCTTAGTTTTGGAAAGATATATTCAAGCAAAGTTTTACAGACATG AGAAATCCCTTTACTTACGGATTTATTGGATTTTGGCTGGAGTGTGTTGGGTAATTTCATTAGTATTTGCTACACCTCCTCTTTTTGGATACGGTGTATACTCTTGTGACTCCACTGGAACAATTTGCTCACTCCTATGGCCATCTTTGGCTTCAGGATTGAAACAAATAGGTTTCTGCATCCCTTACGTCCTTATATGTGGAGTTCTGCCAGTTGTAGCAAT aTTTTATTACATGGGAAAAGCAGTCCGATTAGAACAAATCTTTTATCGAAATGAGATACAAAGAGAGCAGAAACGACTTACAAGG AGTGTTCATGCATTAGCCGTGGCTACTTTGGCGTTTTGGATTCCTTCAGCGGTCTTAATTGGCTGGCAGTGGGTGCCTCTGTTGATTTATGGATATCGACCTCATGTTCCTCCAGTCCTCGCTTTGATTGCATCCATAGCTTCTgag GCCGCAACAAGCATTCCAGTTCTTTGTTACCTAGTCTCCGACGAAAGGCTCCGCGCGGCACTGCTTGGCCGAATGCGGAAACATTACGCCCTTCTTCCTCCCGAGAGAGCGAAGCGGTTTAATAGAGCTTAG
- the LOC106143588 gene encoding uncharacterized protein LOC106143588 yields the protein MASLIFQAFLGPEPLPIGNCVWIDTFNDDERNSYQHGLLFTGVFSQVLTLWLNLALMLTILWKDENYRNLALFTVTSCLRKVADGIAGLPSFRYLDSLFKSNMLSCVMFGYHDCFFSVLEIEALTHVCVARYVMARYAAYGWPLDPRFPTLYIVSTIMFAIGYTYIPMLGFGGTVDYDFSCTTCTYEMMLPTDHQRYIVLILFFMRSIKPAVLMMGMLARAYYLDKNVCTDKEAGKRLTFTRNIMSITVATLIFWAPLALIRGYVVFGQLFYEKSEIIDSMVGFGTPISLAMWLYWISPAVMVLTLMYVDENVRHNMINLRSSAKTAAELADKEAEKEEKQRMNEIEKERGKKKQ from the exons ATGGCGAGCCTGATTTTTCAGGCCTTTTTGGGACCCGAGCCTCTCCCCATTGGGAATTGCGTTTGGATTGACACATTTAACGACGACGAAAGAAATTCATATCAACATGGACTTTTATTTACAG GCGTATTTTCGCAAGTTCTTACTCTTTGGTTGAACTTGGCCTTGATGCTAACGATACTGTGGAAGGACGAGAACTACCGCAACCTGGCTCTATTCACCGTCACCTCGTGCTTGCGAAAAGTGGCAGATGGAATAGCTGGACTACCTTCATTCCGGTATTTGGATAG tTTGTTTAAGTCAAACATGTTGTCCTGCGTCATGTTCGGATATCACGATTGTTTCTTCTCTGTTTTGGAGATCGAGGCTTTAACCCACGTCTGCGTCGCAAGATACGTGATGGCCCGCTACGCAGCTTACG GCTGGCCATTGGACCCACGGTTTCCCACCTTATACATCGTCAGTACCATAATGTTTGCCATCGGCTACACCTACATTCCCATGCTCGGCTTTGGCGGCACCGTCGACTACGACTTCTCGTGCACCACTTGTACCTATGAGATGATGCTGCCGACAGACCACCAACGTTATATCGTGTTGATTTTATTCTTCATGAGGAGTATCAAGCCAGCTGTTCtgat GATGGGAATGTTGGCCCGAGCTTACTACCTGGATAAGAACGTGTGCACTGACAAAGAAGCTGGCAAACGATTGACTTTTACTAGG AACATAATGTCAATAACGGTAGCCACCTTGATATTTTGGGCGCCACTGGCTTTGATAAGAGGCTACGTTGTATTTGGCCAGCTGTTCTATGAGAAATCCGAAATCATAGACTCTATGGTAGGCTTTGGAACACCAATTTCATTGGCGATGTGGCTTTATTGG ATATCACCAGCAGTCATGGTCTTGACGCTTATGTATGTGGATGAAAATGTTCGCCATAACATGATAAATTTACGGTCATCTGCTAAAACGGCAGCAGAACTCGCTGATAAAGAAGccgaaaaagaagaaaaacaaagaatgaatgaaatcgAGAAGGAAAGGGGAAAGAAAAAGCAGTAA
- the LOC106129051 gene encoding monocarboxylate transporter 12 — protein MSHGVVAKNSKNGNGAQAQASPRSESPAPPPDGGWGWIVAFASFMVHIITDGMTYSFGIFYKEFLTYFGEGNGKTAWIVSVLIGMSLCSGPISSSFVNRWGCRAVTISGAVLASAFVVVSAYANDVLTLIITIGFFTGFGFGLMYLPAIVSVTVWFEKKRSLATGIAVCGSGLGTFLFPPITEALIEAYGWRGAMAIIGIFILNCVPLGLLFRPVPQRSQTSVSEPMLPKSNNIPLIRSQSTENVKRTNANGHSEETDTARLTLSQPALNKPQEHRRSRHGSGIMERPDVLYQGSMSSLSKHRASSPERIQARPDLNPETKNNTCEWLPCSEEFKKALSTMLDFSLLVDPIFILFALSNFLTSIGFYIPFVYIVPMSEKLGVTNSAYLISIMGAANLFGRIFLGFISDKPWVNRLTAYNVCLIIAGISTGITMVCWEFWGFAIYSTIFGFTIGAYVGLTSVVLVDLLGLDKLTNAFGLLLLFQGIASLVGSPLAGWLFDTTQSYAPGFYLAGGTIGISGLILFLVPCLERRNNIRWAEDTAMEQI, from the exons ATGTCTCACGGAGTGGTGGCGAAAAATTCGAAGAACGGGAATGGTGCGCAGGCGCAGGCTTCCCCGCGCTCAGAGAGCCCGGCTCCACCACCCGACGGCGGCTGGGGGTGGATTGTCGCCTTCGCCTCCTTTATGGTACacattataa CCGATGGCATGACCTATTCGTTTGGTATATTCTACAAGGAGTTCCTAACCTACTTTGGGGAAGGAAACGGCAAGACCGCTTGGATCGTGTCCGTCCTAATCGGGATGTCGCTCTGTTCAG GGCCCATATCAAGTTCCTTCGTTAATCGGTGGGGCTGTCGTGCTGTGACAATTTCTGGAGCAGTTCTAGCATCAGCGTTTGTGGTGGTCTCTGCTTACGCTAATGACGTCTTGACCCTCATCATCACCATCGGTTTTTTCACTGGTTTTGGTTTTGGCCTGATGTACCTGCCTGCCATTGTCAGCGTTACTGTTTGgttcgaaaaaaaaagaagtcttGCTACTG gcATTGCAGTATGTGGATCTGGCCTCGGAACATTTTTGTTTCCCCCTATTACGGAAGCACTTATTGAAGCTTATGGATGGCGGGGAGCAATGGCCATCATCGGGATCTTCATTCTCAACTGTGTTCCTCTGGGCTTGCTGTTTCGACCTGTTCCTCAACGAAGTCAAACATCCGTATCTGAGCCTATGCTTCCAAAATCAAACAATATTCCACTGATAAGATCCCAAAGTACAGAAAATGTTAAAAGAACCAACGCGAACGGTCACAGTGAAGAAACCGACACAGCAAGACTAACACTTTCTCAACCAGCACTTAACAAACCACAGGAACATAGACGCTCAAGACACGGTAGCGGTATCATGGAGAGACCTGATGTATTATATCAAGGGAGCATGAGCAGTTTATCAAAACACAGAGCATCATCACCAGAAAGAATACAAGCTCGCCCAGATCTTAACCCAGAAACGAAAAACAATACATGCGAATGGTTGCCATGTTCCGAAGAGTTCAAAAAAGCACTTTCTACAATGCTCGATTTCTCTTTGCTCGTAGAtcctattttcattttatttgcacTATCGAATTTCTTGACCAGCATTGGTTTCTATATTCCATTCGTTTACATCGTACCCATGAGTGAGAAATTAGGTGTTACAAATTCtgcttatttaatttcaattatggGGGCTGCAAACTTGTTTGGAAGAATTTTCCTAGGATTTATTAGTGACAAACCTTGGGTTAACCGATTGACAGCGTACAATGTGTGCCTCATCATTGCTGGCATTA GTACTGGAATAACGATGGTGTGCTGGGAGTTTTGGGGTTTTGCAATTTACTCGACAATATTTGGATTTACGATTGGTGCATACGTCGGTCTCACATCTGTGGTGCTAGTTGATTTACTGGGGTTGGATAAACTCACGAATGCTTTCGGCCTTTTACTACTTTTCCAAGGCATAGCGTCACTTGTTGGATCACCTCTTGCAG GTTGGCTTTTCGACACGACGCAGTCCTACGCGCCAGGGTTCTACCTGGCTGGAGGCACGATAGGAATAAGCGGACTTATCCTTTTCCTTGTGCCCTGCTTGGAGCGGCGGAACAACATCAGATGGGCTGAAGATACAGCCATGGAACAAATTTAG